One window of Nicotiana tomentosiformis chromosome 11, ASM39032v3, whole genome shotgun sequence genomic DNA carries:
- the LOC138901695 gene encoding uncharacterized protein has product MSSEALLRLNKFTKLFPVHFSDTPSEDPHDYLDPFHEVLWKMGIVESNVADFAVFQITGSAREKFLPITLRDDYHRQFECLQQGSMNVTHYETYFVDLARHALLFLPTNRERVRRFIDGLTYPIRLQIAKETEGDISFQTIANVARWIEVVLAHERGQGSDERPRHFSGFSGTSSSGRGTYGGGQPPRPFHSAL; this is encoded by the exons atgtcttctgaggccttattgagattgaacaagtttactaagctctttccagttcacttcagtgatacaccttctgaggacccacatgattatcttgaccccTTCCATGAGGTGTTGTGGAAGATGGGAATAGTTGAAAGCAACGTGGcagattttgctgtatttcagataacGGGGTCTGccagag agaagtttctccctatcacccTGAGAGATGATTATCACAGGCAGTTTGAGTGCCTCCAACAGGGCAGTATGAATGTTACTCATTACGAGACctattttgtggatctagcccgtcatgctcttctttttcttcctactaacagagagagggtgaggaggtttattgatggactcacttaccCTATCAGGCTACAGATAGCCAAGGAGACCGAGGGTGATATTTCCTTTCAGACGATTGCTAATGTTGCTAGGTGGATTGAGGTGGTTCTTGCACATgagagagggcaggggtctgatgAGAGGCCTCGACATTTCAGTGGATTCAGTGGCACTTCATCTAGtggcaggggtacttatggtgGAGGCCagcctcccaggccatttcattcagctctctag